Below is a window of Fusobacterium sp. DNA.
TATTTTCAGGATCATGAGTACTTCTGATAAATTGTATATCTCCAGTAACATAGGCGTTATATCTTGCCTTCATCAATTCTTCTGCTGTTTTGATTTCCATTAAAATTCTCCTGCCAGTTTATTTAAATTTTCTCCTGTAACTCTGAATACTGTCCATTCATCCATAGGAATGGCTCCCATTTTTTTATAAAATTCAATAGATGATTTATTCCAGTCAAGACACCACCACTCTACTCTTCCATAGTTATTATCTTTTGCTATTTTGCCTAAAAAAGAAAGCATAATTTTTCCTATTCCTTTATTTCTGTATTCAGGTTTGACATAAAGGTCTTCAAGATATACTCCTGCTCTTCCTAAAAAAGTAGAAAAATTATTAAAGAAAAGTGCAAAACTTACAGGTTCTCCATTAAGTTCTCCAAAAACTACCTGAGCTTTTTTATTTATAAATATAGATTCTTTTAATATTTCCTCAGTTGCTACTACTTCATTTAAAAGGTTTTCATAATCAGCAAGCTCTTTTATAAATTTTAAAATAAGAGGACATTCTTCCTCAGTTGCAAATCTTATAGTAAAACCATCTAATTTTGTTTGAAACTTTTCCATTTTCCCTCCTGAAAAGAATATATAAGTATAATACTTGTTTTATATATTATACATGAACTTATGAACAAAAGTCAATTTTAAGCAGTAAATATTGAAAAAATATATAAACTCAATATATAGAAAAATATTAAATCATATTTTTTAAAAATTCAAATTTATAAAAATGTTTGGAATATATGAAAGAGACTTTTTAAAATAAATTTAAATTTGCCTATTGACTAATTGTGATTTATTAGCTATATACAATAGTACAATGATTTAAAAACAAAATATCAGAAAGAACTTTCCAAAACAATAAGGGGGCATAATTATGAGAAATTTTGAAACAAGCAACATAAGAAATATATCTCTTTTAGGACATAGAGGAAGTGGGAA
It encodes the following:
- a CDS encoding GNAT family N-acetyltransferase — encoded protein: MEKFQTKLDGFTIRFATEEECPLILKFIKELADYENLLNEVVATEEILKESIFINKKAQVVFGELNGEPVSFALFFNNFSTFLGRAGVYLEDLYVKPEYRNKGIGKIMLSFLGKIAKDNNYGRVEWWCLDWNKSSIEFYKKMGAIPMDEWTVFRVTGENLNKLAGEF